The DNA region CCTCCCGCTCGCCGCAGCAGTTCCGGGAACTGCTGTCCACCGCGGGCGTGACCGTGCTCAACCAGACCCCGTCGGCCTTCTACCAGCTGATCACCGCCGACGCCGAGAGCGACTCCGAGCTCGCGCTGCGCTACGTGATCTTCGGTGGTGAAGCGCTGGAGCCGCAGCGGCTCTCGGGCTGGTTCGCCCGGCACCCGCAGGGCCCGGCCCTGATCAACATGTACGGCATCACCGAGACCACGGTGCACGTGTCCTACCGCCCGATCACCCCGGACACCGGTTCGGCCAGCGTGATCGGCGGCGCGCTGCCGGGTCTGACCGTGCGCGTGCTGGATTCGCGGCTGCGTCCGGTCCCGGTCGGCGTTCCCGGCGAGATCTACGTCTCCGGTGGGCAGTTGGCGCGCGGCTACCTGAACCGCCCGGCGCTCACCTCCGGCCGCTTCGTGGCCGACCCGTACGGCGCTCCCGGCGAATCCGCCTACCGCACCGGCGATCTGGCGCGCTGGACCGCCACCGGCGACCTCGAGTACCTGGGCCGCATCGACCAGCAGGTGAACCTGCACGGCTTCCGCGTGGAACTGGGCGAGATCGAGGCGGCGCTGCTGCTGGCTCCCGAGGTGCGCGAGGCCGCGCGGTCATCGTGCGGCACGACGAGGCCGCCGAGGTCTCCCGCATCATCGGTTACGTGGTGCCCGCGGCGGACGCGGTGGTCTCCACCGCGGACCTGCGCACCGCCCTGGCCCGGGAGCTGCCCGAGCACATGGTGCCCGCCGCCGTGGTGGTGGTGGACCGGATCCCGTTGACCGTCAACGGCAAACTGGATCGCGCCGCGCTGCCCGCCCCGGTCTTCGAGGGCACCGAGTACCGGCAGCCGGCCACGGTCGCCGAGGAGCTCATCGCGAACGTGTACGCGGATCTGCTCGGTGTCGAGCGGGTCGGCGCCGACGACGACTTCTTCGCCCTGGGCGGCAGCTCGCTGCTCGCGGCCAAGGCGGTCGCCCGCATCGGCGCGCTGTTCGACACCACCGTCGGCGTGCGCGCGCTGTTCGAGGCGCCGAGCGTGACGGCGCTGGCCGCGCGCGTGCAGGCCGAGGCGGACGGCCCGAAGCGGCCCGTGCTGGTCGCCGGGGCCCGCCCCGAGCACCTGCCGCTCTCGCCCGCCCAGCAGCGCATGTGGTTCCTCAACCGCTTCGACCGCGCGTCGACGGCCTACAACATCCCGGTGGCGCTGCGCCTGTCCGGCGAGTTGGACGCCCCGGCGCTGGAGGCCGCGTTCGCGGCCGTGATCGAACGCCACGAGACCCTGCGCACCGTCTACCCGGAGCTGGCCGAGGGCCCGGCGCAGGTGATCCTGCCCGCGGCCGAGGTGGTCGCGGAGCTGAAGCCGGTCGACCTCACCGAGGCCGAGCTGGTGGGCCGGGTCACCGAGTTCGCCATGACCACCTTCGACGTGACCGTGGACGTGCCGGTGCGGGTGCTGCTGCTGCGCATCGTCGACGCCGACGGCGCACCCACCGGTGATCACGTGCTCGCCGGTGTGCTGCACCACATTTCGGCCGACGGCTCCTCGGTGGTGCCGTTCGTGCGCGACCTGATGGTCGCGTACAACGCCTGCCTGGGCGGCGCCAAGCCGTCCTGGTCGCCGCTGGTCGTGCAGTACGCCGACTACGCGCTGTGGCAGCGCGCCCTGCTGGGCTCCGAGGACGACCCGGAGTCGGTGGCCGCGGGCCAGCTCGCCTACTGGCGCGAGACCCTGGCCGGGCTGCCCGACCAGCTGGATCTGCCCGCCGACCACCCGCGTCCGGCGCGACAGAGCCTGCGCGGCAGCTACATCCGGCTGCCGCTGGACGCCGAACTGCACGCCGGCCTCACCGAACTGGGCCGCCGCCACGGCGCGACCCTGTTCATGGTGGTGCACGCGGCCTACGCGGCCCTGCTGTCGCGGCTGACGGGCACCTCCGACATCGCGGTCGGCACCCCCATCGCGGGGCCGCGGCGACGCCGCCCTCGACGACGTGATCGGCATGTTCGTCAACACCCTGGTGCTGCGCACCGGAACCGATGCGGCCGAGCCGTTCACCGACCTGCTGGCCCGGGTCCGCGCCGGTGACATCGCCGCCTTCGGCAACGCGGACGTGCCGTTCGAGCGTCTCGTCGAGGTGCTCAACCCGGCCCGTTCGACCGCCCGGCACCCGCTGGTCCAGGTGGGCCTGTCCTTCCAGAACCACGAGCGCGCCGCCCTCGAACTGCCCGGCCTGACCGTGTCGGAGGTCGAATTCGACACCCACGTGGCGCAATTCGATCTGCACCTGTTCGCGGTGGACCACTACGCCGAGTCCGGCGCGCCCGCCGGACTGGAACTGACCCTGGGCTACGCCCACGACCTGTTCACCGAGGCCACCGCGCAGCGCTTCACCGCCGCTCTGGCCCGGGTGCTGGAAACCGTTGCCGGGCAGCCCGATACCGCCATCGGCGATATCGACCTGCTGGGCGCGGGCCTGCGGCAGCGCATCCTGCACGACTGGAACGCCACCGCCCGCCCGCTGGCCCCGGCCACCCTGGTCGACCTGGTGGACGAGTCGGCGGCCGCGGCCCCCGGCGCGGTCGCGCTGCTGGACGGCGCCGGAACCGCGCTCACCTACGCGGAATTCGACGGCCGGGTGAACCGCCTGGCCCGGCGCCTGATCGCGGCCGGTGTGGGTCCCGAGACCGGCGTGGTGCTGGCCATGCGCCGCGGCATCGACCTGGTGGTCGCCATGTACGCGGTGGTCAAGGCGGGCGGCGCGTACGTGCCGATCGACCCCGACCACCCGGCCGACCGCATCGCCTACATCGTCGAGACCGCCGCTCCCGCGGTGGTTCTCACCACGGCGGCCGACGGTGTCCCGTTCGCCACCGAGGTCCCGGTGTTCGAGGTGGACCGGCTGGAGCTGTCGGGGCTGTCCGCGGCCCCGATCACCGACGCCGAGCGCGTGCGCCCGCTGCGCGGGCAGCACCCGGCCTACGTCATCTTCACCTCCGGCTCGACCGGCCTGCCCAAGGGCGTGGCGGTGCCGCACGCGGCCATCGTCAACCAGTTGCGCTGGCTGCGGGCCAGGTTCGAGCTGGGCGCGGGCGACCGCGCGCTGTTGAAGACCCCCGCCACCTTCGACCTGTCGGTGTGGGAGTTCTGGTCCGCGCTGACCACCGGCGGCAGCCTGCTGGTGTCCGCCGCGGGCGACGAGCGCGATCCGGACCGCCTGCGCGCCCTGATCGAGGACCACGGCGTCACCATCCTGCACCCGGTGCCCTCCCTGCTGGGCATGCTGCTGGCCGGCGGCCCGCTGCCCGAGTCGGTGCGCGCGGTGCTGGCCATCGGCGAGGCGCTGCCCGCCGCGACCGCCGCCGAGTTCCTGGACCGGCACCCGGTCACCGAGAACGCGGGGTGGCGCAACGCTGTTCAACCTGTACGGCCCGACCGAGGCGGCCGTGTCGATCACCTCCTTCGAGGTGCGCGAGCGGCACCGCCAGGCCGTGCCGATCGGTGCGCCCGCCTGGAACAGCCGCGTCTACGTGCTCGACGCGCGCCTGTCTCCGGTCCCGGTCG from Nocardia tengchongensis includes:
- a CDS encoding condensation domain-containing protein, whose product is MPAADAVVSTADLRTALARELPEHMVPAAVVVVDRIPLTVNGKLDRAALPAPVFEGTEYRQPATVAEELIANVYADLLGVERVGADDDFFALGGSSLLAAKAVARIGALFDTTVGVRALFEAPSVTALAARVQAEADGPKRPVLVAGARPEHLPLSPAQQRMWFLNRFDRASTAYNIPVALRLSGELDAPALEAAFAAVIERHETLRTVYPELAEGPAQVILPAAEVVAELKPVDLTEAELVGRVTEFAMTTFDVTVDVPVRVLLLRIVDADGAPTGDHVLAGVLHHISADGSSVVPFVRDLMVAYNACLGGAKPSWSPLVVQYADYALWQRALLGSEDDPESVAAGQLAYWRETLAGLPDQLDLPADHPRPARQSLRGSYIRLPLDAELHAGLTELGRRHGATLFMVVHAAYAALLSRLTGTSDIAVGTPIAGPRRRRPRRRDRHVRQHPGAAHRNRCGRAVHRPAGPGPRR